The sequence CAGACTGAGCAGGAAGATGAAGGTCCCGCCCGCGAACTGGCAGAGCGGAGGCAGCCACCACGCTCCGACCGGGGGCAGCCCGCTGCCGATCACGTTCAGGAACAGCAGGCTCAGCCCCGCCCCCGACATCACGTTGCCGATCGAGCTGACCAGGCCGGCGACGAGGGCGACCAGCGTGGTCATCGTCACCGTCCACCAGCCGTGCCCGTGGCCGAGCTGACCGATGATCAGGCCCACCGCACCCGTCAGCTGCGGAACGAGGAGCCCCAGCGCCCTCGACCGGTACGGGCCGGTGCTCGGCCGCATCACCGCCAGCAACATGCCGGCCGCCGCGAGCAACCCGGCGCGGAGCTCGTCCAGGGCCAGCGCCACCGAGACCACTGCGCCGAACGCGACCGCCGTACGGATGGCCTCGGACCAGGGCGGGGGCCCCTTGGAGATCGTGAGCGCCCGGCTCAGCCAGTTCCCCGCGTCGACCCGGGTGGCGCCCGCCATGTCAGATTTTCTGGAACAGGGCGTACAGGAGCGTGAAGACGCCGATGCCCACCCCCAGGGAGACGATCACGTTCACCGCGCCTCTGGCGTACTTCCCCTCTTGGAAGAGGTGGACGGTGTCCAGCTCGAAGGTGCTGAACGTTGTCAGCGCGCCGCAGAAACCCGTGCCGACCAGAGCGTCGGGTTCCGCGCTCGCGGTCACGCCGTGCAGAGCGCCCAGGATCCCCGTGCCGAGGAGGTTGACCGTCAGCGTCCCCCAGGGGAACGCCTTCCCGAACCGGTTCTTGACCAGGGTGTCGAGGACGAAGCGCAGCACGGCGCCGCACGCCCCTCCGATGAGCACCAGCAGGGCGATCATGACGGCGTGCCGGTCTCCGGTCCGGTCGGGCGGTACGGCAGGAGCCTTCCG is a genomic window of Actinomadura citrea containing:
- the crcB gene encoding fluoride efflux transporter CrcB, with amino-acid sequence MIALLVLIGGACGAVLRFVLDTLVKNRFGKAFPWGTLTVNLLGTGILGALHGVTASAEPDALVGTGFCGALTTFSTFELDTVHLFQEGKYARGAVNVIVSLGVGIGVFTLLYALFQKI